A DNA window from Pseudodesulfovibrio thermohalotolerans contains the following coding sequences:
- a CDS encoding DnaA ATPase domain-containing protein — MKDSLRQHLLQTCTDEELKRWFDPLSFDYSEENKRLTVGFPHAFFAKWFESDVQDKFEAQLNLFLGNGYVVSYKDSEAAERPRGVQVADVVKRIDFPFGQEFTFDTFLINKKNYFPIASAKEVAKQTGSLFNPFIICGPGGSGKTHLLKSVANEISKKHDYSTIFMGSLEELNSLYSIRFKGDPFKARNHLFEYNFLFIDDFHKIKEHPHFQQELVNIFNHFYDNKKQMVLACREKVTSYDFLDDNLQSRLGWGLIVTLKEPDLEIRVGYIQRQARAKRLTLTKEQVLTLAQRFTDFRYLQGILLKLFAFKELVKQDLSQKDFEHILANTEEKTTDDLTPKKILSVVAEHFSVHVKDLTGTKRHQHIAHARQVAMFLCRQMLNTSYPALGRAFGGKDHSTVLYSVKKIDQLQEDDFELKQLLKTLKNKCRMS, encoded by the coding sequence GTGAAAGATTCACTACGGCAACATCTCCTCCAGACCTGCACGGACGAGGAATTGAAGCGCTGGTTCGACCCGCTGTCCTTCGACTACTCCGAAGAAAACAAGCGGCTGACCGTTGGTTTTCCCCATGCTTTTTTCGCCAAATGGTTTGAGTCCGACGTTCAGGACAAGTTCGAGGCGCAGCTCAATTTGTTCCTGGGGAACGGCTATGTGGTCAGCTACAAGGACAGCGAAGCCGCCGAACGTCCGCGCGGGGTCCAGGTGGCCGACGTGGTCAAACGCATCGACTTCCCCTTCGGCCAGGAATTCACCTTCGACACCTTCTTGATAAACAAGAAGAACTACTTCCCCATCGCCTCGGCCAAGGAGGTGGCGAAACAGACGGGCTCACTGTTCAATCCGTTCATCATCTGCGGACCGGGAGGGTCGGGAAAGACCCATCTGCTCAAGTCCGTGGCCAACGAGATCAGCAAGAAGCACGACTATTCGACCATCTTCATGGGGTCCCTGGAGGAGTTGAACTCCCTGTATTCCATCAGGTTCAAGGGCGACCCGTTCAAGGCGCGCAACCACCTGTTCGAATACAACTTCCTGTTCATCGACGACTTCCACAAGATCAAGGAACATCCGCATTTCCAGCAGGAGTTGGTGAACATATTCAACCACTTCTACGACAACAAGAAGCAGATGGTCCTGGCCTGCCGGGAAAAGGTTACCAGTTACGATTTCCTTGACGACAACCTCCAGTCCCGTCTGGGCTGGGGGCTTATCGTCACCCTCAAGGAGCCGGATCTGGAAATCAGGGTCGGTTACATCCAGCGTCAGGCGCGGGCCAAGCGGCTGACCCTGACAAAGGAACAGGTGCTCACGCTGGCCCAGCGGTTCACGGACTTCCGCTACCTCCAGGGCATCCTGCTCAAGCTCTTCGCCTTCAAGGAGCTGGTCAAGCAGGACCTCTCGCAGAAAGACTTTGAACACATCCTGGCCAACACCGAGGAAAAGACCACGGACGACCTGACGCCCAAGAAGATACTCAGCGTGGTGGCCGAGCATTTCAGTGTCCACGTGAAGGACCTTACGGGCACAAAACGGCACCAGCACATAGCTCACGCCCGTCAGGTGGCCATGTTCCTTTGCCGCCAGATGTTGAACACATCCTACCCGGCGCTGGGCAGGGCCTTCGGCGGAAAGGATCACTCGACGGTCTTGTACTCGGTCAAAAAAATCGATCAATTACAGGAAGATGACTTCGAATTGAAACAACTGTTGAAAACGTTGAAGAATAAATGTCGCATGTCGTGA
- the dnaN gene encoding DNA polymerase III subunit beta: MFLKVNRDEIIEGLQKSANIIPAKTGAAFLRTIWLQCENGNLNIMSTDSNLEFMGSYPAALEGEGLAGVQGRAFYDLVKQLRSDQGELTIRTDDGDQNVLVEQKARKYKFPVNDPEWFQKFSSFPEDGTVYWSGDFLHEIIDKISFCISDEDSMEAIACIYMVPREKDGNKTVEVCGLNGHQFSMLNFVNDDIYAMLPEEGVLIQKKYLAELKKWLTADEIELAISNKRLFFRTGDKRETFTLPLSYYQYPNYNNFLARLNDDNVSSLEVKRLDLVDALSRVALFNTDSNRCAYFTFGENEVTVSAQGQETGTARESIDAVYTGDMERIAFPTRNLIEILNHFNSETVKFTLTGTEAPCGLTGVDDKDYIVIVMPMMIQEETYYTEENA; this comes from the coding sequence ATGTTTCTGAAAGTGAACCGAGATGAAATCATCGAAGGACTCCAGAAGTCGGCGAATATCATCCCGGCTAAAACCGGCGCAGCCTTCCTGAGGACCATCTGGCTCCAGTGCGAAAACGGGAACCTGAACATCATGAGCACAGACTCGAATCTGGAGTTCATGGGATCATACCCGGCCGCCCTGGAAGGAGAGGGGTTGGCCGGTGTGCAGGGCCGCGCCTTCTATGATCTGGTGAAGCAGCTTCGATCCGATCAGGGCGAGCTGACCATCCGCACGGACGACGGCGATCAGAACGTGCTGGTGGAGCAGAAGGCCAGGAAGTACAAGTTCCCGGTCAACGACCCGGAATGGTTCCAGAAGTTCTCCTCCTTTCCCGAGGACGGCACGGTCTACTGGTCCGGAGATTTCCTGCACGAGATCATCGACAAGATTTCGTTCTGCATCTCCGATGAGGATTCCATGGAGGCCATTGCCTGCATCTACATGGTTCCCCGTGAGAAGGACGGCAACAAGACCGTCGAGGTCTGCGGCCTGAACGGGCACCAGTTCTCCATGCTCAACTTCGTCAACGACGATATTTACGCCATGCTTCCCGAAGAGGGCGTGCTCATCCAGAAGAAGTACCTGGCCGAGCTGAAGAAGTGGCTGACCGCCGACGAGATAGAGTTGGCCATCTCCAACAAGCGGCTCTTCTTCCGCACCGGGGACAAGCGCGAGACCTTCACTTTGCCGCTGTCATATTATCAGTATCCGAACTACAACAACTTCCTGGCCAGGCTGAACGACGACAACGTCTCCTCTCTTGAGGTCAAGCGCCTCGACCTGGTGGACGCCCTGTCCCGCGTGGCCCTGTTCAATACCGACTCCAACCGCTGCGCCTACTTCACCTTCGGCGAGAACGAAGTCACCGTGTCCGCGCAGGGCCAGGAGACCGGCACGGCCCGGGAGTCCATCGATGCCGTCTACACGGGCGACATGGAACGCATCGCCTTCCCCACGCGGAACCTGATCGAGATACTCAACCACTTCAATTCCGAGACCGTGAAATTCACTCTCACCGGCACCGAGGCCCCGTGCGGCCTGACCGGCGTCGACGACAAGGATTACATAGTGATCGTCATGCCCATGATGATCCAGGAAGAGACCTACTATACCGAGGAAAACGCATAA
- the gyrB gene encoding DNA topoisomerase (ATP-hydrolyzing) subunit B: MSDKQYNAESITVLEGLEAVRKRPAMYIGSTDIRGLHHLVYEVIDNSIDEAMAGYCDKIKVTLHMDNSCTVTDNGRGIPVDIHPKEKVPAVQLAMTTLHAGGKFDNDSYKVSGGLHGVGVSCVNALSEFMETTVRRNGLTYRMKFERGYVTHELEEIGPSDATGTTQRFRPDEEIFEVNQFEYDVLRKRFRELAYLNSGLEIEFKDERSGNSETFKFEGGITQYVKDINTNLNTIGEIVHGVGESENMIVEFALQYTSSYKENTYTFANNIRTIEGGTHLAGYKTALTRAINNYVQNADLPKKLVKKLTGDDVREGLTSVISVKLPDPQFEGQTKTKLGNSEAAGLVAGVIYEKLNTFFEENPKEARFIIEKVVDAARAREAARKARDLVRRKGALSDNALPGKLADCQSKNPEDSEIFIVEGDSAGGSAKQGRNPKIQAILPLRGKILNVEKTRLDKMLGNKEIRAMITAFGIGIGHEEDAKDYDKLRYHKIVIMTDADVDGSHIRTLLLTFFFRQYEELIHRGHIYIAQPPLFRASKGKFERFIKDDIELDNFLLGRIGGDLAVKTEKNAVLEGQRLVDAMDKIRFLRTRFNEAETVGIAPDLYMKLMEFPERISFTYFEEHDPAIFKKNFETNGYKVEIEKEHDHEMDKDRLYLAFENDNGHRTRLAMEFFHSKLYKTAYNTYAELKEACGGFEFALDMKDSERLVSGIFALYDAVIEEAHRGWQIQRYKGLGEMNPEQLWETTMDPENRTMLRVTIEDAAAANDIFIDLMGDNVEPRREFIEKNALAVQELDI; this comes from the coding sequence ATGAGCGACAAACAGTACAACGCCGAGTCAATTACGGTTCTAGAGGGACTCGAGGCCGTTCGGAAACGTCCGGCCATGTACATCGGGTCCACGGATATCCGGGGCCTGCATCATCTGGTCTACGAAGTCATTGACAACTCCATTGACGAGGCCATGGCCGGGTATTGCGACAAGATCAAGGTAACCCTGCACATGGACAACTCCTGCACGGTCACCGACAACGGCCGCGGTATCCCGGTGGACATCCACCCGAAGGAAAAGGTCCCGGCGGTTCAGCTCGCCATGACCACGCTTCACGCGGGCGGCAAGTTCGACAACGACTCCTACAAGGTCTCTGGCGGCCTGCACGGCGTGGGCGTGTCCTGCGTCAACGCCCTGTCCGAGTTCATGGAGACCACGGTCAGGCGTAACGGTCTGACCTACCGCATGAAGTTCGAACGCGGCTACGTGACCCACGAGTTGGAGGAGATTGGCCCGTCCGATGCCACCGGCACCACGCAGCGGTTCAGACCCGACGAGGAAATTTTCGAGGTCAACCAGTTCGAATACGACGTTCTGCGCAAGCGGTTCCGCGAGCTGGCCTACCTCAACTCGGGCCTGGAGATCGAGTTCAAGGACGAGCGGTCCGGCAATTCCGAGACCTTCAAGTTCGAGGGCGGCATCACGCAGTATGTCAAGGACATCAACACCAACCTGAACACCATCGGCGAGATAGTGCACGGCGTTGGCGAGTCCGAGAACATGATTGTCGAGTTCGCTCTCCAGTACACGTCGAGCTACAAGGAAAACACGTACACCTTCGCCAACAACATTCGGACCATCGAAGGCGGTACGCACCTTGCTGGCTACAAGACAGCTTTGACCAGGGCCATCAACAACTACGTCCAGAACGCCGACCTGCCGAAGAAGCTGGTCAAGAAGCTTACCGGCGACGACGTCCGCGAAGGCCTGACCTCGGTTATCTCGGTCAAGCTGCCTGATCCGCAGTTCGAGGGCCAGACCAAGACCAAGCTCGGCAACTCCGAGGCTGCCGGTCTGGTCGCCGGCGTCATCTACGAGAAGCTGAACACCTTTTTTGAGGAGAACCCCAAGGAAGCGCGGTTCATCATCGAGAAGGTCGTGGACGCCGCAAGGGCTCGCGAGGCGGCCCGCAAGGCCCGTGACCTGGTCCGCCGCAAGGGCGCCCTGTCCGACAACGCGCTGCCCGGCAAGCTGGCCGACTGTCAGTCCAAGAATCCCGAGGATTCCGAAATATTCATCGTTGAGGGTGATTCCGCAGGCGGTTCGGCCAAGCAGGGCCGCAACCCCAAGATTCAGGCCATCCTTCCCCTGCGAGGCAAAATCCTGAACGTGGAAAAGACCCGCCTGGACAAGATGCTCGGCAACAAGGAAATCCGGGCCATGATTACCGCCTTCGGAATCGGCATCGGCCACGAGGAGGACGCAAAGGACTACGACAAGCTGCGCTACCACAAGATCGTCATCATGACCGATGCCGATGTGGACGGCTCGCACATTCGTACTCTGCTTTTGACCTTCTTCTTCAGGCAGTACGAAGAGCTGATCCACCGAGGCCATATCTACATCGCCCAGCCGCCATTGTTCCGGGCGAGCAAGGGCAAGTTCGAGCGCTTCATCAAGGACGACATCGAGCTGGACAACTTCCTGCTCGGCCGCATCGGCGGCGATCTGGCCGTGAAGACCGAAAAGAACGCCGTACTGGAAGGGCAGAGGCTCGTCGACGCCATGGACAAGATACGCTTCCTGCGCACCCGGTTTAACGAAGCGGAGACCGTGGGCATCGCCCCCGACCTGTACATGAAGCTGATGGAGTTCCCCGAGCGCATCTCGTTCACCTATTTCGAAGAGCACGATCCCGCGATTTTCAAGAAGAATTTCGAGACGAACGGCTACAAGGTCGAAATAGAAAAGGAACACGATCACGAGATGGACAAGGACCGGCTGTATCTTGCATTCGAGAACGACAACGGCCACCGTACGCGTCTCGCCATGGAGTTCTTTCACTCGAAGCTCTATAAAACGGCCTACAATACCTACGCAGAGCTCAAGGAGGCTTGCGGCGGGTTCGAGTTCGCTTTGGACATGAAAGATAGCGAGAGGCTCGTTTCCGGCATTTTCGCGCTATATGACGCGGTCATCGAGGAAGCTCATCGCGGCTGGCAGATCCAGCGCTACAAAGGTCTGGGTGAAATGAACCCGGAACAGCTCTGGGAAACGACCATGGACCCGGAAAACCGGACCATGCTCCGCGTGACCATTGAGGATGCGGCCGCGGCCAACGATATCTTCATCGACCTTATGGGCGACAACGTGGAACCGCGCAGGGAGTTCATCGAGAAGAACGCCTTGGCTGTCCAGGAACTGGATATCTAG
- the gyrA gene encoding DNA gyrase subunit A, translated as MSDTITIESELKKSYLEYSLSVIIGRAIPDVRDGLKPVHRRILYAMYDLGNYHNRAYKKSARVVGDVIGKYHPHGDSAVYDALVRMAQDFSMRDMLVDGQGNFGSIDGDSAAAMRYTEVRMAKLCSEFLGDIEKNTVDFAPNYDNTLQEPSVLPTKVPNLLLNGTTGIAVGMATNIPPHNLGELIDGSIHLLDNPDCTIESLMKRVKGPDFPTGGTVFGGQGLVDAYTTGRGSIKIRGVIEIEEARKGHKEAIVIRQIPYALNKSTLVEKIAALVHEKKIDGVSDLRDESDRKGIRIVLDLKRGAIADIIINSLYKYTPLESSFGINMMAVVGKRPMLLNLKEVLGHFLDHRREVIIRRTKFDLDKCEKRVHILEGLRIALDNIDEVVKLIRASKSPEEARDALMTRFELSEIQARAILDMRLQKLTGLERDKLLEELAELMKKIEYFKSILSNEDVLKGVIRDELVDIKENYATPRKSELLKADLDSIDIEDLIPDEDTVITLSRRGYIKRTPLSNYTAQKRGGKGIAGVQTGDGDFIHTFMLTTNHQHLVLFTNFGKMFKIKVHQVPEGSRYAKGGHVNNLLPLDKDEQIATCLSLREFDDDRFFLFVTRKGMIKRSSIGLYGNCRTTGIRAVNLRDGDQLMTVREIEPDVDCILASRDGSAIRFNINDARPMGRATAGVKGMALRPNDEVVACVVTGDSERDQILTVSEGGFGKRTSIDQYRVQTRGGKGILNMRLTNKTGKVVGAHMVNESDDVILLTSQNKVIRMSVGEVSQTRGRATQGVRLVRMDADNKVVGFDLVMDDDEDLTEVQA; from the coding sequence ATGAGTGATACCATCACCATCGAAAGCGAACTCAAGAAAAGTTATCTTGAGTATTCCCTGTCCGTCATCATCGGACGCGCCATCCCGGACGTTCGCGACGGGTTGAAGCCGGTTCACCGGCGCATCCTGTACGCCATGTACGACCTGGGCAACTACCACAACAGGGCCTACAAGAAGTCCGCCCGCGTGGTTGGTGACGTCATCGGTAAATACCACCCGCATGGCGACTCCGCGGTCTACGACGCCTTGGTGCGTATGGCGCAGGACTTTTCCATGCGCGACATGCTGGTTGACGGCCAGGGTAACTTCGGTTCCATCGACGGCGACTCCGCGGCCGCCATGCGTTACACCGAAGTCAGAATGGCGAAGCTCTGCTCGGAGTTCCTCGGGGACATCGAGAAGAACACTGTCGACTTCGCGCCCAACTATGACAACACCTTGCAGGAGCCGTCCGTCCTGCCCACCAAGGTGCCGAACCTGCTGTTGAACGGCACCACAGGCATCGCGGTCGGCATGGCCACGAACATCCCGCCCCACAACCTGGGCGAGTTGATCGACGGTTCCATCCATCTGCTGGATAATCCGGACTGCACCATCGAGTCCCTGATGAAGCGGGTCAAGGGCCCGGACTTCCCCACTGGCGGCACCGTGTTCGGCGGCCAGGGGTTGGTGGACGCCTACACCACGGGACGCGGCTCCATCAAGATTCGCGGCGTGATCGAGATAGAAGAGGCCCGCAAGGGACATAAGGAAGCCATTGTTATCAGGCAAATTCCCTACGCGCTCAACAAATCCACCCTGGTGGAGAAGATCGCGGCCCTGGTCCACGAAAAGAAGATCGACGGCGTTTCCGACCTGCGCGACGAATCCGACCGCAAGGGCATTCGCATCGTCCTCGACCTCAAGCGCGGGGCCATCGCGGATATCATCATCAACTCGCTTTACAAGTACACTCCGCTCGAAAGCAGCTTCGGCATCAACATGATGGCCGTTGTCGGCAAGCGCCCGATGCTTCTGAACTTGAAGGAGGTCCTGGGCCACTTCCTGGATCACCGCCGCGAAGTCATCATCCGCCGGACCAAGTTCGATCTCGACAAGTGCGAGAAGCGCGTGCACATCCTGGAAGGCTTGCGCATCGCGCTCGACAATATCGACGAAGTGGTCAAGCTGATCCGCGCGTCCAAGTCGCCCGAAGAGGCCCGCGACGCATTGATGACCCGGTTTGAGCTGTCGGAGATTCAGGCCAGGGCCATCCTGGATATGCGTCTGCAGAAACTGACCGGATTGGAGCGCGACAAGCTGCTGGAAGAATTGGCCGAATTGATGAAGAAGATCGAATACTTCAAGTCCATTCTGTCCAATGAGGACGTGCTCAAGGGCGTCATTCGGGACGAGCTTGTCGACATCAAGGAGAACTACGCCACCCCGCGCAAGTCCGAACTGCTCAAGGCCGATCTCGACTCCATCGACATCGAGGACCTTATCCCGGACGAGGACACGGTCATCACCCTGAGCCGCCGCGGCTACATCAAGCGCACTCCGCTGTCCAACTACACCGCCCAGAAGCGCGGCGGAAAGGGCATCGCGGGCGTGCAGACCGGCGACGGCGACTTTATCCACACCTTCATGCTGACCACCAACCATCAGCATCTGGTGCTCTTCACCAACTTCGGCAAGATGTTCAAGATCAAGGTTCATCAGGTGCCGGAGGGGTCGCGCTACGCCAAGGGCGGCCATGTCAACAACCTCCTGCCCCTGGACAAGGACGAACAAATCGCCACTTGCCTGTCCCTGCGGGAGTTCGACGACGACAGGTTCTTCCTGTTCGTGACCCGAAAGGGCATGATAAAGCGGTCGTCCATCGGCCTGTACGGCAACTGCCGGACCACCGGCATCCGCGCCGTGAATCTGCGCGACGGCGACCAGCTCATGACCGTGCGTGAGATCGAGCCTGATGTGGACTGCATCCTGGCCAGCCGGGACGGTTCCGCGATCCGCTTCAACATCAACGACGCCCGTCCCATGGGGCGCGCGACCGCCGGTGTGAAGGGCATGGCGCTGCGGCCCAACGACGAAGTTGTGGCCTGCGTCGTCACCGGAGATTCCGAGCGCGACCAGATTCTGACCGTGTCCGAGGGCGGCTTCGGCAAGCGCACCTCCATCGATCAGTACCGGGTCCAGACCCGAGGCGGAAAGGGCATCCTGAACATGCGCCTGACCAACAAGACCGGCAAGGTCGTGGGCGCGCACATGGTCAACGAGTCCGACGACGTGATCCTGCTCACTTCCCAAAACAAGGTCATCCGCATGTCGGTTGGTGAAGTCAGCCAGACGCGCGGTCGCGCCACGCAGGGCGTCCGCCTGGTGCGTATGGATGCTGACAACAAGGTTGTCGGATTTGATCTTGTCATGGATGACGACGAAGACCTGACCGAGGTCCAGGCCTAG
- a CDS encoding tetratricopeptide repeat protein has translation MRTILVLILLAAAAFAAAACSSSTSPGREDIERARESYSKGFYLEAEKDFERYLQVEPQGRFRKEAWNRLAEIAVSIKGDYDRAVVLLEAMYLELGSDPDTAWNILFQLGEAYSELGNTPRALESFEKCLTHAQGNPDHIYRTQLRMARLYRSMGSYDLVAATLENCADSAADDQAKAKCLYELAQSYTFISSWSQASKTLDALLKLKNISAETRALAVFLKADIAENDRDYAKARKLLESILDTYPNPKVVETRLAHLPIVEPEPLPLLPPRQ, from the coding sequence ATGCGAACCATACTCGTGTTGATATTGCTGGCCGCGGCGGCGTTTGCCGCCGCGGCCTGCTCTTCGTCCACCTCGCCCGGCAGGGAGGACATCGAGCGGGCGCGCGAATCCTATTCCAAGGGGTTTTACCTTGAAGCGGAAAAGGATTTCGAGCGCTATCTCCAGGTGGAGCCGCAAGGACGGTTCCGCAAGGAGGCGTGGAACAGGCTGGCCGAGATAGCCGTGTCCATCAAGGGCGACTATGACCGTGCCGTGGTCCTGCTCGAAGCCATGTATCTGGAGCTGGGCAGCGACCCGGACACAGCCTGGAATATCCTGTTTCAGTTGGGCGAGGCGTATTCCGAGCTTGGCAATACGCCGAGGGCATTGGAATCCTTCGAGAAATGTCTGACACATGCCCAGGGAAATCCAGATCACATCTACAGGACCCAACTGCGCATGGCGCGGCTGTACAGGTCCATGGGCAGCTATGACCTGGTGGCCGCCACCCTGGAAAATTGCGCCGATTCGGCGGCGGACGACCAGGCCAAGGCCAAGTGCTTGTATGAACTGGCTCAGAGCTACACCTTCATTTCCAGTTGGTCCCAGGCGTCCAAAACCCTGGACGCGTTGCTCAAGCTCAAAAACATCTCCGCCGAGACGCGGGCCCTGGCTGTTTTCCTCAAAGCGGATATTGCCGAGAACGATCGGGATTACGCCAAGGCCAGGAAACTGCTCGAATCCATTCTGGACACCTATCCCAACCCCAAGGTGGTGGAGACCCGGCTGGCACATCTGCCGATTGTGGAACCGGAGCCGCTGCCTCTGTTGCCGCCCCGGCAGTAA
- a CDS encoding glycosyltransferase family 4 protein, giving the protein MKIALCTPFKPMDNASVSGDVTIARDLRDTLEGLGDEVVAVPFFSAKEIWKHPSRWFGTYRALGRMTEAARGCAAWLTYGTYYKVPDVFGPSCAARLGIPYAIFQASYAANRGRKAATWPGYRLNRRAMLRANHIFCNRFNDLKGCSRLLPPERYTHVRPGLPEGLPVRDDVAGAVLRREWGAETARVVVTAAMMRAGVKAEGVRWVFRACADLVRQGRDIVLAVAGDGPRRMELEAEAKALLGERVRFVGLVDRERLGGFFAAGDLFAFPGLKESVGMVYLEAQQCGLPVVATDDEGAPHVVAHGRTGIITPADIEHFTRGVDELVRGPERCAALAANAPLYVSEEHNARRNYGQVAEILRRLAEARA; this is encoded by the coding sequence GTGAAGATCGCCCTGTGCACCCCGTTCAAACCCATGGACAACGCGTCGGTTTCCGGCGACGTGACCATCGCCCGCGACCTGCGCGATACGCTGGAGGGCCTGGGGGACGAGGTGGTGGCGGTGCCGTTCTTCTCCGCCAAGGAGATATGGAAGCATCCTTCCCGGTGGTTTGGCACATATCGGGCCCTGGGTCGTATGACCGAGGCCGCCCGGGGGTGCGCGGCATGGCTGACCTACGGCACCTATTACAAGGTGCCGGACGTGTTCGGCCCGTCCTGCGCGGCCAGGCTGGGCATTCCCTATGCCATTTTTCAGGCGAGCTACGCCGCGAATCGGGGCCGGAAAGCGGCCACCTGGCCGGGATACCGGCTGAACAGGCGGGCCATGCTTCGGGCCAATCATATCTTTTGCAATCGTTTCAATGACCTGAAAGGATGCTCCCGGTTGCTGCCGCCTGAACGGTACACCCATGTCAGGCCCGGCCTGCCCGAGGGGCTGCCCGTCCGCGACGATGTTGCCGGAGCCGTGTTGCGCCGGGAGTGGGGCGCGGAAACGGCCCGTGTGGTGGTCACGGCGGCCATGATGCGCGCCGGGGTCAAGGCCGAGGGTGTGCGATGGGTTTTCCGGGCCTGCGCGGACCTCGTGCGACAGGGCAGGGATATAGTCCTCGCCGTGGCCGGAGACGGCCCGCGCAGAATGGAACTGGAAGCCGAGGCAAAGGCCCTGCTTGGGGAGCGGGTGCGCTTTGTAGGCCTGGTGGACCGCGAACGGCTTGGCGGCTTTTTCGCGGCCGGAGACTTGTTCGCCTTTCCGGGGCTCAAGGAGAGCGTGGGCATGGTCTATCTGGAGGCTCAGCAGTGCGGCCTGCCCGTGGTCGCCACGGACGACGAGGGCGCGCCTCATGTGGTCGCCCACGGTCGAACCGGGATCATTACCCCTGCGGATATCGAACATTTCACCCGGGGCGTGGACGAACTGGTGCGCGGTCCGGAACGGTGCGCGGCGCTGGCCGCCAACGCGCCTCTATACGTAAGCGAAGAACACAACGCGCGGCGCAATTACGGCCAGGTGGCCGAGATTCTGCGCCGGTTGGCCGAAGCGAGGGCCTGA
- a CDS encoding histidine phosphatase family protein: protein MTTYFCMRHGMTEWNRERRIQGNTDVPLCDEGRAMARNWAESLGGGGLDCILTSSLSRARETADLINETLGVPVFEDKRLGEQDWGRWTGLTKDELKEMRKEVRRQEYQGFGFRPDGGESRDEVLFRACDALIEFSEEHSGESVLVVTHNGVLKCLAHALSGSDFMPDDTVEYLPYRLHRIECVENELALGELNMEL from the coding sequence ATGACCACCTATTTCTGTATGCGCCACGGGATGACCGAATGGAACCGCGAGCGTCGCATTCAGGGCAACACCGACGTCCCTCTTTGCGACGAAGGACGCGCAATGGCCCGCAACTGGGCTGAATCGCTCGGCGGCGGGGGACTGGACTGCATCTTGACCAGCTCTCTGTCCAGGGCGAGGGAAACGGCGGATCTCATCAACGAGACCCTGGGCGTGCCGGTGTTCGAGGACAAACGCCTCGGTGAACAGGACTGGGGCCGGTGGACCGGCCTGACCAAGGACGAGTTGAAGGAGATGCGCAAGGAGGTTCGCAGGCAGGAATACCAGGGATTCGGTTTCCGGCCCGATGGCGGGGAGAGCCGCGACGAAGTCCTGTTCCGCGCATGTGACGCGCTCATCGAATTCTCCGAAGAGCATTCCGGCGAGTCCGTGTTGGTCGTCACCCATAACGGGGTGCTCAAATGCCTGGCCCACGCCCTGTCCGGCTCGGATTTCATGCCCGACGACACTGTGGAATACCTGCCGTACCGCCTGCACCGCATCGAATGCGTCGAAAACGAACTCGCCCTGGGCGAACTGAATATGGAGCTGTAA
- a CDS encoding glycosyltransferase family protein, with product MDGIVPEVHYTGYVARKPDPAETERLAAELDLGDTPLVVVSVGGGHIGRDLLRGAMAASPILQQIHPHRLAVFTGPYVEEDEFARLQAQTEAFPHITVKRFTKRFLAYLDLARLSVSLGGYNTTMNLLATNTFGLMYPFLQNREQNMRARRIEEKGGLKVITEDDLGAERLAALMREGLDRTAAPLNLNLDGADNSARILEGVHAAM from the coding sequence GTGGACGGCATCGTTCCCGAAGTCCATTACACCGGCTATGTGGCCCGCAAGCCCGATCCGGCCGAGACCGAACGGCTGGCCGCGGAACTTGATCTCGGCGACACGCCTCTGGTGGTGGTTTCCGTGGGCGGCGGGCACATCGGCCGCGACCTGCTGCGCGGGGCCATGGCCGCTTCGCCCATTTTGCAGCAAATCCACCCGCATCGTCTGGCCGTGTTCACCGGCCCGTACGTGGAGGAAGACGAGTTCGCACGTCTTCAGGCTCAGACCGAGGCGTTCCCGCACATCACCGTGAAGCGGTTCACCAAGCGATTCCTGGCCTATCTCGACCTGGCACGGCTGTCCGTTTCCCTCGGCGGCTACAACACGACCATGAACCTGCTGGCCACCAATACCTTTGGGCTCATGTACCCCTTTCTTCAGAACCGGGAACAGAACATGCGTGCCCGGCGCATCGAGGAAAAGGGCGGCCTCAAGGTCATCACCGAGGATGATCTCGGCGCCGAACGGTTGGCTGCGCTCATGCGCGAGGGGCTGGACCGCACAGCCGCGCCGCTCAACCTCAACCTTGACGGTGCCGACAACTCGGCCCGCATCCTGGAAGGGGTGCACGCGGCCATGTAG